The Caldanaerobius fijiensis DSM 17918 genomic interval TATGATTTGTGCAAGCCATTCTGACGTACCCTGAACACTGTGGCACAAGCCTACATTTTTAATATTTGAAATGCGGTTTATATACCAGCAATTCATGGCCATGGGATTTACATAGTTTATCCATAGGGCATCAGGACACAATTCTTCCATGTCCTGAGCGATACCTTTAAACACCGCAGCAGTCCTTAAAAATCTGAAGACACCACCAGGTCCAAGAGTATCTCCAACAGCCTGTTTTACACCGTACTTTAACGGAATTTCTATATCAAGCTGATAGGCCTCCAGCCCTCCTGCCTGTATCATGGTTATGACGTAATCGGCATCTTTTAACGCTTCTCTTCTGTCTAAAGTAGAAATGATAGTAGCTTTATAGCCTTCCTGTTTTACAAGCTTATCCGCCAGCCTTGATATCATGCTTAAACGCTTTGGATCTATATCCATTAAAGCAATCGTGCTGTCGGACAGTTCTGGAAAAGACAGTATATCCACCATGATATTCTTAGCAAAAACGATGCTTCCCGCCCCTATCATGGCTATTTTTGCCATTTTAAATCCCCCTTAAATTTTTAAATTTATTAATTTCAATCCGTGATCAGTTAAATTTTTAGGTTAGCCTTTTTCCAGTCTTCCTCAAACTTTTCAATTCCCGCATCCGTCAGAGGATGTTTTATCATCTGCATTATCACTTTATATGGAACAGTAGCTATGTGGGCGCCTAATTTTGCGGCCATAAGTACGTGCATAGGATGCCTTATGCTCGCTACTATTATTTCGGTGTCTATATCGTAGTTGTTGAAGATATCAACTATATCTTGGATAAGCTTCATGCCATCTGTGCTTATGTCGTCAAGCCTACCCACAAAGGGGCTTACATATGTGGCGCCTGCGCGCGCCGCCAGCAGTGCCTGGTTCGCGCTAAATATAAGGGTGACATTAGTCTTAATCCCTTCTTTGGAAAGCACCTTTACTGCCTTAAGGCCCTCTGCTGTCATAGGAATCTTAATGACTATGTTTTTGTGTATCTTAGCCAATTTCCTTGCTTCCTGAATCATGCCTTCATGATCTTCACTTATAACTTCTGCACTTATAGGACCATCTACAATGCCTGCAATTTCTTTAACTACCTCAATAAAGTCCCTACCCTCTTTTGCGATAAGTGATGGATTTGTAGTAACACCCGATATCACACCAAGCTCGTTGGCCTCTCTTATCTCATCTATATTAGCAGTGTCAATAAAAAACTTCATACCTATCACTCCACTATCTATTTTACACCAAAATCAATTTTTGTATAACTTTACAACACTATCGTATAATCTTTCATCGCTTAAGCCTATATCCTCAGCCAACCTTAAAATAGTGT includes:
- the fsa gene encoding fructose-6-phosphate aldolase, which gives rise to MKFFIDTANIDEIREANELGVISGVTTNPSLIAKEGRDFIEVVKEIAGIVDGPISAEVISEDHEGMIQEARKLAKIHKNIVIKIPMTAEGLKAVKVLSKEGIKTNVTLIFSANQALLAARAGATYVSPFVGRLDDISTDGMKLIQDIVDIFNNYDIDTEIIVASIRHPMHVLMAAKLGAHIATVPYKVIMQMIKHPLTDAGIEKFEEDWKKANLKI